The Crocosphaera subtropica ATCC 51142 genome includes a window with the following:
- a CDS encoding PIN domain-containing protein, with the protein MYVLDTDILIDVLRGYQPAITWFTTLQDIPSIPGFVVMELIQNAKNKQQVNQVFKLISPLSIIWLTESDCNQALLDFSQYHLSDGVGLLDALIAHCVISNNGTLCTFNVKHYRVIPNLKIIQPYNR; encoded by the coding sequence ATGTATGTACTAGATACTGATATCTTAATTGATGTTCTTAGAGGTTATCAACCTGCAATTACATGGTTTACAACGTTGCAAGATATCCCAAGTATTCCAGGTTTTGTCGTCATGGAACTTATTCAAAATGCAAAAAATAAACAACAAGTTAATCAAGTGTTTAAATTAATTTCACCATTATCAATTATCTGGTTAACTGAGAGTGATTGCAACCAAGCTTTATTAGATTTTAGTCAGTATCATTTATCTGATGGTGTGGGTTTACTAGATGCTTTAATTGCTCATTGTGTTATTAGTAATAACGGGACACTTTGTACTTTTAATGTTAAACATTATAGAGTTATTCCTAATCTGAAAATAATTCAACCTTATAACCGTTAG
- a CDS encoding DNA-methyltransferase: MKYLNQIIQRDCTEILQELPDKSVDLIILDPPYWKVIQQKWDYQWRTEEDYKEWCLQWLSEISRVIKLSGSLYLFGYLRNLFYLYEPIIDLGFNFRQQIIIDKGMKAISGRATKNYKMFPNVTESLLFFIYNSRPFIKQFLKQRQKELGLTALEINKRLGVKSNGGGMWSLYTGNNILAQVPTKEMWEKLQDILEFNYPYEDISATFNIEMGVTDVWNDINFYEEKRFHPTQKPVKLMERIIRASSQENMIVLDPFMGSGSTAIACLNLNRHYIGIEKEKKYIDKINSRIENFYN; encoded by the coding sequence ATGAAATATTTGAATCAAATTATACAGCGAGACTGTACTGAAATATTACAAGAATTACCTGATAAAAGTGTTGATTTAATTATTCTCGATCCACCTTATTGGAAAGTGATTCAACAAAAATGGGACTATCAATGGCGTACAGAAGAAGATTATAAAGAATGGTGTTTACAGTGGCTTTCTGAAATTTCTAGAGTGATAAAGTTATCAGGTAGTTTATATTTATTTGGTTACTTAAGAAACTTATTTTATTTATACGAACCCATCATTGATTTAGGGTTTAATTTTCGACAACAAATTATTATAGATAAAGGAATGAAAGCTATTAGTGGAAGGGCAACTAAAAATTATAAGATGTTTCCTAATGTGACAGAAAGTTTATTGTTTTTTATTTATAATAGTCGTCCTTTTATTAAACAGTTTCTTAAACAAAGACAAAAAGAATTAGGGTTAACTGCATTAGAAATTAACAAAAGATTGGGAGTTAAATCTAATGGTGGGGGAATGTGGTCACTGTACACAGGTAATAATATCTTGGCACAAGTTCCGACTAAGGAAATGTGGGAAAAATTACAAGATATTCTAGAATTTAATTATCCTTATGAAGATATTTCTGCAACCTTTAATATAGAAATGGGTGTAACAGATGTTTGGAATGATATCAATTTTTATGAAGAAAAAAGGTTTCATCCGACGCAAAAACCCGTTAAATTAATGGAGAGAATTATCAGAGCAAGTAGTCAGGAAAATATGATAGTTTTAGATCCTTTTATGGGATCAGGTTCCACTGCGATCGCTTGTTTAAATCTCAATCGTCATTATATCGGAATTGAAAAAGAAAAAAAATATATTGATAAAATCAATTCAAGAATAGAAAATTTTTATAATTAG
- a CDS encoding helicase HerA domain-containing protein: MTDHPLGAVVQGSLSQGLEVRLHSDVSVEQMRVGKFLVVQGVRSRFFCLLTDVSLGTANPRILANPPSFQDTFMRDVLSGSATYGNVELAPMLMFTPTDEEENHNSHTEDTSLGSFQAQTNADIELLPVKTIPTHFSQVYEASERDFRAVFGWEDDPTRRNFAIGKPLDMDVPICIDLDRFVERSNGVFGKSGTGKSFLTRLLISGIIRKQAAVNLMFDMHSEYGWEAMKEGKEVSTVKGLRQLFPGQVEIYTLDPESTKRRGVSDAQELYLSYDQIDIEDIRLVGHELGISEASLDNANILEAEYGKSWIMQLLNMTNEDIKLFCQEKQGHAGSIMSLQRKLMRLDNLKYLRTACPHNYINQVLESLDAGKHVVIEFGSQSNMLSYMLATNMITRRIHGSYVKKAEKFLQTKSPSDRPRQLVITIEEAHRFLDSKIVHQTIFGTIAREMRKYFVTLLIVDQRPSGIDNEVMSQVGTRITCLLNDEKDIDAIFTGVSGGQNLRSVLAKLDSKQQALILGHAVPMPVVIRTRAYDQQFYAEIGETDWSELPDEEVFAAAETARAELGF; encoded by the coding sequence ATGACAGATCATCCCCTCGGTGCGGTTGTTCAAGGTTCCCTTTCACAAGGGTTAGAAGTTCGCTTACATTCTGATGTGTCCGTCGAACAAATGCGAGTGGGAAAATTTTTGGTGGTGCAAGGAGTGCGATCGCGGTTTTTCTGTTTATTAACCGATGTCTCCCTGGGAACCGCTAACCCGCGCATTTTAGCCAACCCTCCCAGTTTTCAAGACACTTTTATGAGAGATGTATTGTCTGGGAGTGCTACCTATGGCAATGTAGAACTTGCACCCATGTTAATGTTTACCCCTACCGACGAAGAAGAAAACCATAATTCTCACACTGAAGATACTTCTTTAGGATCGTTTCAAGCACAAACCAACGCTGATATTGAACTGCTTCCCGTCAAAACCATTCCTACCCATTTTAGTCAAGTTTATGAAGCGTCAGAAAGAGATTTTCGAGCGGTTTTTGGTTGGGAAGATGACCCTACACGGCGCAATTTTGCCATCGGAAAACCTTTAGATATGGATGTACCCATTTGTATTGATTTAGATCGCTTTGTTGAACGGAGTAATGGCGTTTTTGGGAAGTCAGGAACGGGTAAATCTTTTTTAACTCGTTTGTTAATTTCTGGGATTATTCGTAAACAAGCTGCCGTTAATTTAATGTTTGATATGCACTCAGAATATGGGTGGGAAGCGATGAAAGAAGGGAAAGAAGTTTCTACGGTTAAAGGGTTACGTCAGTTGTTTCCTGGACAAGTCGAAATTTATACTTTAGATCCTGAGTCGACTAAAAGAAGAGGGGTTAGTGATGCTCAAGAATTATATTTAAGTTACGATCAAATTGATATTGAGGATATTCGTTTAGTGGGTCATGAATTAGGAATTTCTGAGGCAAGTTTAGACAATGCTAATATTTTAGAAGCGGAATATGGTAAGTCATGGATTATGCAATTATTAAACATGACCAATGAAGATATTAAGCTATTTTGTCAAGAAAAACAGGGTCATGCTGGTTCAATTATGTCCCTTCAAAGAAAGTTAATGCGGTTAGATAATTTGAAATATTTACGCACTGCTTGTCCTCATAATTATATTAATCAAGTGTTAGAATCTTTGGATGCAGGAAAGCACGTCGTGATTGAGTTTGGATCACAATCTAATATGCTGTCTTATATGTTAGCTACGAATATGATTACTAGGCGTATTCATGGCAGTTATGTCAAGAAAGCTGAGAAATTTTTACAGACAAAAAGTCCAAGCGATCGCCCTAGACAATTAGTGATTACTATTGAAGAAGCACACCGCTTTTTAGACTCTAAAATTGTCCATCAAACTATCTTTGGAACCATTGCTAGGGAGATGCGAAAATATTTCGTTACCTTGTTAATTGTGGATCAAAGACCATCAGGAATTGATAACGAAGTCATGTCACAAGTAGGGACAAGAATCACCTGTTTACTAAACGATGAAAAGGATATTGATGCTATTTTTACAGGAGTTTCTGGGGGACAAAATTTAAGGTCAGTGTTAGCAAAGTTAGATTCTAAACAACAAGCTTTAATCTTAGGTCATGCTGTTCCGATGCCTGTTGTTATTAGAACTCGTGCTTATGATCAACAATTCTATGCAGAAATCGGGGAAACGGATTGGTCTGAATTACCTGATGAAGAGGTGTTTGCAGCAGCTGAAACTGCTAGAGCAGAATTAGGTTTTTAA